The sequence TTTTCAAAAAAAGATTATAATAATACTAGTAAAATGATAGAACAATTTTTGCTCTGATCACATAGtgtttttgatatattatgccCAATTAGTACGGGTCCTTTGTTAAGAAATGATTTTCACtaatataaaatcaattattattcaaagtaatgataataataacaaaaatatgTGATTAATTTTGAATAACTAAACTGAGaggtatataaaataatttaagtttttatttttattttgttaaaaaattgaatacaaaataaagatgtttaaaaatcaaattaagcCAAGTCAAATCGATtgttaacataaaaaaaaattgagcactttttttttatttcttgaaaTAAGTCAATGCATGACATGAACTAAACATTTCCCAGCAATCCTGATACTACAAGTCAGAAACAGTGgaccaaatttttttattcaaaaatactATTCATCCTATTGACCAGATACATTACTTGAACCTCTTTGGTGAGAGGCATTATCCAGTTGTCAAAGAGGCCGCTCTCCATATTCGTCAATTTACCAGTAGTTTCTCCTTGCTCAAACTTCTTAGCTTTAGTCACCACCCTTTCTGAAATATCACTTCCACTTTTGGAAAAATTAGAAAATTTAACTTTTTGTCTTATCCCGCGACAAGTATAAATCCAAAACAACCGTTTTTAGTATATTTTTACTATAGTAATATTctagattttatttattctccTTTACCATAACGTATGGCATTTTTTATGACATCGGGTGAGGCTTGGAATTTCTATTCTGCAACAATCATTCTGAAATGGATCCTTTTCGAGATAGGTTACAAGGGCAGTTATTAAATCAAAAGAATTTATCAAACTTCTGCCATTACATGAATGACCAGAAAGATAATAAACGAGACCCTGCATGTGCCAGCTAGCACAAATAGCCACATTAGTAACTCGTATTTgcaaagcaaaaatgagatgtAAACTAAGTTCTAGGCTTTGATTTTACAAAAGTAAATCGGCTTGTTAGTAACTTGCAAACTGCATGCATATCTGTAAGCAACATACATTACAATTTGCAATCTCCACAACATCAGCAACAATGTCGCTTTCCATAGCGAAACTTGGGAGAAGATGCCCACGGTACATTTCCCATATTTGGAAGTTGTTGTTAACTTTGTCTGCCGCTGGTTGAAGAAATTGCAGGGCTTTGTATTAGAGGATGGGGATGAGGAAGACATCTCCGTCCCCGCCCCAATTTCATCcctatataataaaaaaaatatcacaatCAAACAATAACAAAAAATGTCTCGCCACAGTCAAATAAGCATCATCATCAGAAAAAAAAAGTCAATGCATAACATGAACCAAACGTTTACTAGCAATCATGATACTACAGGTAAGAAACAGTGggccaattttttttattcaaaaatactATTCATCCTAGTGACCAGATACATCACTTTAACCTCCTTGGTGAGATGCATTATCCAGTTGCCAAAGAGACCGCTCTCCATATTCGTCAATTTACCATGAGTTTCTCCTTGCTCGAACTTCTTAGCTTTAGTCACCACCCTTTCTGAAATATCACTTCCACTTCTAGAAAAATTAGCAAATCTAACTCTTTGTCTTATCCAGCGACAAGTTTAAATACAAAACAACAGTTTTTAGAATATTTTTACTATAGTCATATTctagattttatttattctcaTTTACCATAACGCATGACATTTTTTATGACATCGGGTGAGGCTCGGAATTTCTACTCTGCAACAATCATTTTGAAATGGATCCTTTTCGAGATAGGTTGCAAGGGCAGTTATTAAATCAAAAGAATTTATCAAACTTCTGTCATTACATGAATGACCAGAAAGATAATAAACGAGACCCTGCATGTGCCAGCTAGCACAAATAGCCACATTAGTAAATCGTATTTGCAAAGAAAAAATGAGATGTAAACTAAGTTCTAGGCTttgattttacaaaattaaatcGGCTTGTTAGTAACTTGCAAACTGCATGCATACCTACAAGCAACATACATTACAATCTGCAGGCTCCACAACATCAGCAACAATATCGCTTTCCATAGAGAAACTTGGGAGAAGATGCCCGCGGTACATTTCCCATATTTGGAAGTTGTTGTTAACTTTGTTTGCCTCTGGTTGCAGAAATTGCAGTGCTTTGTATTAGAGGATGGGGATGAGGAAGACATCTACGTCCTCGCCCCAATTTCATCcctatttaataaaaaaatatcacaatCAAACAAGAACAAAAAATGTCTTGCCGCAGTCAAATAAGCATCATCATCAGAAAAAAAAGTCAATGCATAACGTGAACTAAACGTTTCCCAGCAATCCTGATACTACAGGTCAGAAACAgtgaacaaattttttttatttaaaaatactaTTCATCGTAGTGACTAGATACATCACTTTAACCTCCTTGGTGAGAGGCATTATCCAGTTTCCAAAGAGTCTGCTCTCCATATTCGTCAATTTACCAGGAGTTTTTCCTTGATCGAACTTCTTAGCTTTAGTCACCACCCTTTCTGAAATATCACTTCCACTTATGGAAAAATTAGCAAATCTAACTCTTTGTCTTATCCCGCGACAAGTTTAAATACAAAACAACCGTTTTTAGAATAATTTTACTATAGTcatatttttgattttatttattctccTTTACCATAACGTATGACATTTTTTATGACATCGGGTGAGGCTCGGAATTTCTACTCTGCAACAATCATTCTGAAATGGATCCTTTTTTAGATAGGTTGCAAGGGCAGTAattaaatcaaaaaaaattatcaaacttCTGTCATTAAATGAATGACTAGAAAGATAATAAACGAGACCCTGCATGTGCCAGCTAGCACAAATAGCCACATTAGGAACTCGTATTTGCAAGCAAAAATGAGATGTAAACTAAGTTCTAGAATTTGATTTTACAAAAGTAAATCGGCTTTCAAACAGTAAATGACTCAAGAGTTGGTGCTTTTTCAAACACAATCGTCTCAAAATGGCTATCTACTGCCATGTCCACTTCTCTCATATTAGCGAAAGTTGGAGTCGGAGAATATGAAGGGCACTCCGGAAGCTGCAGAATTTGATCGGACAGATTAGTTGAACAAATACAATATTGGTGTCTAGAAAGTTAAAAAGCATGCAAGTAGCATCACCTCGGCCCAAGTCCCAAAGCTCAACTTTCTTGCGTTAGAGAGTTGATTAAACAATTGAAATACATTGTTCGAATGTGCAATCCCTCCTCCTATAAGATAGTCGCTCAAGAAAATTTCTACCACATTGATGCATGATAAATCTTCAAACTTAACTGTATACGCACAATAGTCCTCTATGGTCAGATTTTGCACTGTAGTGACATTTAATTCCAACTGTCGAGAGACATCGCAAATCTTTTCATCCATGAAATCCTTATTTAAAGTTTTAGCGACTTCGACTCGATAGAAAAACGAATTAAGCCATCACAGTCTGGCAGATACCTAAAAAACAACAATTCTTCTAGTGCAGGGCCACCACAAATAAAATTCGGAAGGCTGCTATCATCATAATAGTAATTCGATAAAAGTTGTAACTTTTTCAGACAGGGCAATTGAATGTCATTCGGCTATATTTTTATCCACTTTCCTTCGATTGTTAAATCCAATAAATGCTGATATTTGAAAGATGTGAGTGGAATTGGGATTCTCGAAAGAATAATACTTTTTACTTTGCGTTTTACTGCAGCCGTTAACCAACCACCAACCTACTCTTCGCtaatttcaatattttcatgcatataCATACAACCTTTAATTACCACCAGTCTATCGATGGGGCCATCGTGAAGCAACAAAACCCTAATCACAATGTATGAAAATTTTTATCGTAAAATTTGTCTTGGTCGAAACATAGAATAGGCATGTCTTTCCAGACGTCTTTCCAGACGTCTTTCCATCGTTTTGACAAGATACCGGAACTCACCGCCGATTTCAACGGCAAAAGAGAGACAATGCAACCCAGAATAGGGTTTGGAAGGGTTGAAATTCGATCCATCGATGGATCGCgatcaaatcaaaacaagaaCTTTGGAGAAGAACAACAACTCCTATCTCAAAATTTAAATCCCTTCCAAGAAATGAACCGCGATCGAACAAGAACTTtcgagaagaaaaaaaaatttctctctcAAAATTTAAATCCCAAAACCTATCGATCACTATTAGAAATGTAAACAAGCTCAGAACTTTATAGAAAAATTGCAACATATCGAACTTTATAGAAAAACTTCAAGCAACATACATCACAATCTGCAGTCTCCACAACATCAGCAACAGTGTCGCTTTCCATAGCTAAACTGGGGAGAAGATGCCTGCAGTACATTTCCCATATTTGAAAGTTGTTGTTAACTTTGTCTGCCCCTGGTTGCAGAAATTGCAGGAGTTCATGAAAGTTAGAACTAATAAAACACGATGAAAGTAAAAAATTCAACAGTTAACCCTTGGTGATGTGTGCGCAATATGCTCCGGTAAGTCTTAAGAGAAGAACAGGCATTTAGTCTCGTTCACAAATGTTCAAAACTACATTAAGAAAATGCACGAAACTTAATTTGACcgtcaaaatatttaaaaaaatatttatcaacATACTTACCCTGCCTTGATACCTCTCCAATTCCCTCGTCATGTGCTGGATCACATTATGATCATCTGAGGTGTCATATAATCGTGCATCAAAACATAGTCGTGATATCTCGACCAACCTCATGATTATGCTTACCTCCAGTTGTTTCAAATGGTTCCTAACCTTTCCCAACGAATAGTCATGAGGCTCATGTATCCTGGGAATAatgaaaaaatttcagaaatgaGATTTGATCACCCCCAAACGATAATTTCAAGTGGTATCGGACGAGTTCATCACCCCCAATCGATGATTTAGTGATATCTCCATCCCTGAACCCgctctaataataataataagtataaatatttttatttatcgaattttattaaatctttgattaatatatacatgattctaaatattaaaattaaaattaatagtaatattaatttttattatttttatgcattatatataatgtatatatttatgataacataatttttataatataaaaatattatttgattatatcacataaataaaatattaagattaatcatttatatttattatttattttgttaaaattttgaaaaaatatatttttactaaaattttgttatataattatttaaaaattaatcttaATTGATAGGGATATTTTTTATTCAAGATATTGTGATTaatgttaaattttaattgtagaatcaaaattttttgcaccaatttttttttgtttatatgtACTTTACaataaaattaactaataatatatatatatatgtatattaataaaacaaaaaataaatttatttatgtatatatCCAGGTATGGGGATGAGGATGATGATTAAGTCTACGCGGGTATGAGGATAgagaatttttaattaaaatattaggGAATGGAGCAGGGATGGGGACGGGCTTTGTATTAGAGGATAGGGATGAGGAAGACATCTACGTACCCGCCCCAATTTCaccttattttaataaaaaaaaatcacaatcaAACAAGAACAAAAAATGTCTCGCCGCAGTCAAATAAGCATCATCAtcagaaaaaaagaaaagaaaaaagattcAATGCATAACATGAACTAAACGTTTCCCAGCAATCCTGATACTAGAGGTCAGAAACAATGGaccaaatttattttattcaaaaatgctaTTCATTCTAGTGACCAAATACATCACTTGAACTTCCTTGGTGAGAGGCATTATCCAGTTTCCAAAGAGGCCGCTTTCCATATTCTTCAATTTATCAGGAGTTTCTCCTTGCTCGAACTTCTTAGATTTAGTCACCACCCTTTCTGAAATATCACTTCCACTTCTGGAAAAATTAGCAAATCTAACTCTTTGTCTTATCCCGCAACAAGTTTAAATCCAAAACAACcgtttttagtattttttttactatAGTCATATTctagattttatttattctccTTTACTATAATGTATGACATTTTTTGTGACGTCGGGTGAGGCTCGAAATTTCTACTCTGCAACAATAATTccgaaatggatccttttcgAGATAGGTTGCAAGGGCAgttattaaataaaagaatttaTCAAATTTCTGCCATTACATGAATGACCAGGAAGGTAATAAACGAGACCCCTCATGTGCCAGCTAACACAAATAGCCTCATTAGGAACTCGTATTTgcaaagcaaaaatgagatgtAAACTAAGTTCTAGGCTTTGATTTTACAAAAGTAAACCGGCTTGTTAGTAACTTGCAAAGTGCATACATACCTGCAAGCAACATACATCACAAGCTGCAGTCTCCACAACATCAGCAACAACGTTCGCTTTCCATAGCTAAACTAGGGAGAAGATGTCCGCAGTATTTCTCCCATATTTGGAAGTTGTTGTTAACTTTGTGTGCTCCCGATTGCAGAAATTGCAGGAATTCAAGAAAGTTAGAATTAATAAAACACGAcgaaattaaaaaattcaacaGTAAACCCTTGGTGATGAGTGCGCAATATGCTCCGATAAGTCCTAGGAGAAGAACAACCATTTAGTCTCGTTCACAAATTCTCAAAACTACATTAAGAAAATGTCGAAACTTAATTTGACcgtcaaaatataaaaaatatatcaacaaaCTTACCCTGTCATGATACCTCTCCAATTCCCTATTCATGTGATGGTTAACAGTACGACCATCTGAGTTGTCATATAATTGTGCATCAAAACACAGTCGTGATCTATCAACATCCTTCATTATTATGTTTTCCTCCAATTCTTCAAATCGTTCCTAACTCTTTCCAATGAAGATTCATGAGGCTCCGGTATCCTGTGAACAAAGAAAAAAtcacataaataaaatattaagattaaccatttataattattattttaaaacaatttgagaaaaaatatattcttactaaaattttgttatataaaattttattttaaaagaacaaatttaatttatttaaaaaataatattcatttATAGGGATATTTTATATTCAAGATATGGTGATTtatgttaaattttaattgtaCAATCAAacttttttgtttatattttttttgcaattaaattgactaataatatatataaataaaattaaaaatatatttatttatatataataccGGGTATGGGGACGGGAATGATGATTATGTCTTTGCGGCTATGAAAAtgagaaattttttattaaaataacaaGGAATGAGGCGGGGATGAGCACGGGTTTTGTATTCGAGGACGGGGATGGGGAAGGCATCCCCATCCCTGCCACATTGTCATCCCTGTCTGAAAGAAATATCATTATCTAACAAGAACAAAAAATGTCTCACTGCAGTCAAATAAGCATCATAATTAGAAAAAAGAGTCTATGCATAACATGAACTAAACGATTCCCAGCAATCCTGACAGAAACAGtggaacaattttttttaattaaaaaatactgTTCATCCTAGTGACCGGATACTTCACTTGAACCTCCTTGGTGAGAGGTATTTTCCAGTGGCCAAAGAGGTCGCTTACCATATTCGTCACTTTACCAGGCGTTTCTCGTTGCTCGAACTTCTGAGCTTTAGTCACTACCCTTTCTTTAATTTCACTTCAACTTCTAGAAAAAAGAGCAAATCTAACTCTTTTTCTTTGTCCCGTGACAAGTTTAAAATCTAAAACACTGTTTTTAGTATATTTTTACTATAGTGCATATTctagatgtttttttttttcttttaccaTAACGTATGATATTTTTTATGACATCAGGTGAGGTTTGAAATTTAAACTATGCAACAATCGCATCATTCAATAATTTCTTGCTGtaaattaatcatgttttaatattCAGTTGGTTGGTGAACCAAAATCAACCTTCTAAAATAAACTGATAGAAGCTTGTGTATTATGTATTATgtaccatcaagctcttttgaTTTCAAACTTTTATATCATTTCACTCCATTTTGCATCCCCAAACACAGAACATCTTGTTTGTTTATTGTTTATATCTTAGATATGTAAATATCTGGTAATATTGGGCGGTAACTTTTGTATCTATgccaaataaaaaatgaaatatatatatatttatatatatattgaaatttaattaatataattagtTATTTTATTGTGATAGTGAAGCAGTTATgtacatttttttattgttatgtttatttattatcattttgataaatttttaatgcataattttttggtttttaaggtttttaaaattaaaatatatattataaaataacatACAAAATGTGTACATGcactcaaaatatatatttttcatttctcCTTGTTTTGAACATCATTGCATATTTGACTTTTGTTTCATCCTACATCTTTATATATACAAGTTCTACGCATCTAAATTTTTCTAGTGTATGTCACACTATTCTACACTATAGAGTATTCTAGATTGTCTTATACATTTACATGTGTTGTAGaatagattaattttttttcaaagtctTTATATCTTGCTAGCTTTTCCACAACATTTAGGTCATTATACATGAACCTAGAATGTTTCAACTTTTGTCCATAATTGTTTAAATCTTTTCGCACGAACATAGATTCTTAATATTTTTTCACAATATTCTAGGTATTTCTACATGAACATAGAACCTTCAATCACCATCTCAAGTTATACAATAAGATTTCAGATGCCACCAAGCCTCTGTGATAGCTTTCTTGTCCAATTTTTTTCGTCTCACACGTTGAAACCGTGTGGTTTTATAATTTATTCACATGTTTtagtcaaaaaaaaatattcacaagtatattatattatatataataaaaagaaaTTATGTAGGGTAAAATGAAATTGAtagttaaatatatttttctacTTCTAAATTTTCTCCGAGGTTATTTATTATCTATTTTTAGTGTTCATTAAATTGCTTGTATGAAACAATATTGTTAGAATACATGCAgtatgatatataatattttatttgtatttatttacaaatatattgcattaatttaataaaaattagaaTACAgtatgatatataatattttattcttatttatttacaaatatattgcattaatttaataaaatttggttaaaaaataatgatttaattaCAAATTATGAGTAACTTTTAAGATGCTAACTCTAATTATCTTAATTaacatattaaatttttattattttattattctaattgttaatgatttttcatatatatttatttaccaTGTTTTTGTATATAATAAATTGTTCacatttttttctttgtttatccCAAATATATAAGCTTGTATTTATATTTAGCAGTCTTTTTTCAACGCTTTTAGTAATATATCCATATTAACTATGTGTTAAAAAACatacaataattttttgaatgaattatatgggTAAAATGTGAAGTTTAAtttgtatctaatttgatttttttatgattattttaatccgagtttaaaaaaaatagaactgTATAATCAGAATATAtgcaatatataataaaaaacaatGATGTAGATTCAAATGATATTCAAAAGTTAAtagattaaaatataatatataattattttactcCTAAATGTTTCCATTTGGTTTAATTGATTAGTGTTTATTTTACTCCTTTTTTCGTCGAAATCAAACTTCGTCTCGAGAGAAAATCTTCTCTAACAAATTGGTGTAAGAATGTCTATTACATCAATCTCTTCATCATATCGATGTTAAATTTCTCTTTTCATCAAATACATGGCAGAAAATGATTGGTGTAACACACAATGAGACACCAACTTTGTAACAGAGGATTTTAATTTCTCCTACTAATACTTTCTTGGACTAGCCTTACATAGGGCTTAGTGTAGTGActctgcatggaatcacctactaactggcaactaatagcatgcgataacttaataaaacaaaatgcttaacagagtgAAACGTGCGAAAataaaatccataatttacatatcagcttagtaataaatCCAGGCTTAacactgtagtgatacaaccatatcgaaaaaaataaaagtaaacattatacagctatatcgaatcctactgtataattaactcctcaaggctccagctccctagtcctgccttgaactatcagctccgtccatcctgcgacctgccccgtggaatagggtgtccaagataacaactaggacgtgagctctaacgcccagtacataaacatgggtaaacatatgtatataatgcatgcaacatgatgactggtaaatagtcatctaaaaagtcatgcttagtaccggcgccacatgagtgctgccacctcacggatcaacctctgggtgcaaccacattcgtctagtacaccagagtagtcagacatacatgtccccgccgtcgcggtactctcagtgacagactatcgagtatagagctgagcggctctataatcaggtataacaaggtataggctcaatgtgtatatgcacatgacatatgaatatgaaaaacggtaaatcatatatcatgccatataataatgccaaataaatgcaacatttaaacatgtatactcgctggcaatctcaatcaatgtgtacgtacctctaggctagttcaagtatagtagatcttaggttccaagcctatattcaaaagttcaccgtatcactacacaatttttataagtcttaactaagctaataagtactctcaaaacttaaatagattctcggaccataccttcgtccgtagatagccctttgaagtcgctagtcccggatgactataaccactccttggttattccagaacctctattataaccgataaggccctcaagtgtataactcacactatataactggagaaaaaaactcgggaattcgtaatcagaaatgaatctgaagacccctatttataggaaaattttcggacgagttcgggccctccgaactggggttcggatcgcccgatccaactcactgcctgcatgcgaaacacgtcgagttcggaccgtccgatcaccacttcgggtcgtccgaagtgtcctaaactcgacacttgtcaaaaaccatggctgagtaatcctgcttgcATGGCATgagggagttcgggccgtccgatccttagttcggatcgtccgaactggccttaactccgaagtcaacaagccatcttcggagcccccggtgtgctgagttcgggccgtccgaagtcctcttcggaccgtccgaactggctcagaaaaataaaaattcaattcttgattctgaagtccgattaaaacccgaaattggttaatcaccaacccttaatcatgtttaacatattcttatcttaaaatggaatctgggttactacacttaGTGTGATATATCTGGTTAACGTGGTTTGTAGGCTATTGCATTAGTACGGGGGTTTATCCAATGCGTACCGAAAagtaaaacaacaacaacgttTTAATTGTCAATAAGCACAAACCTTTCATAATAAAatggaaaaaataataataattgaagaACCGGAAAAAACTAAAGATGTATTCGATGATCACATCAAGAATATGACataggaaaaataaaaaaagcaaGCATGCACGCTGTGCATTGCCAAAACAAAACTCCCAACTTCGAATCCAAATCAAACATGAAAAACAATCAACTGAAAAACGACGCAGCGGTCACTTATTGATGCCAGTTGCATTCTTCATAGATTCAGCTGCACCTTGCGCCTTAGCTTTTACCTGCTGTCCAGCCTAAACCTCAACAAAAAGATCGTCACGTTATCGACACAATATCCGGACCCGTATTAGCATACACGAGTAGTTACAAATGAAATATAAAATCCTTTTGTATCATTGTATGTCTCCATGTCTAAATATCAAGAATAGTTCGTGGTGCGTCTTAACATAATTAAGCTGGGGCGAGTCGCATAAAGATTACCTCCTGCACTGTTTCCTTGGCAGATTGTGCAGCGTTACTAGCCTTGTCCATCATCTGGTTGCATTTTTCCTGCAATGATCAGACACAAACTTTTAATGTTAATCGGATTTCGGATGCCGATTTTACTTATAACAGAGACAATAAAGGGTAACTAAAACCTGTGCCTGGCCCTTGGCCTGGCCGGCTTGGTAGCTCAAGTTCTGTGAATT comes from Henckelia pumila isolate YLH828 chromosome 4, ASM3356847v2, whole genome shotgun sequence and encodes:
- the LOC140867303 gene encoding uncharacterized protein, with the protein product MDNSQNLSYQAGQAKGQAQEKCNQMMDKASNAAQSAKETVQEAGQQVKAKAQGAAESMKNATGINK